The Montipora capricornis isolate CH-2021 chromosome 3, ASM3666992v2, whole genome shotgun sequence genome window below encodes:
- the LOC138042372 gene encoding MAM and LDL-receptor class A domain-containing protein 1-like, with protein MILSVLLLLVSLALVAGLECNFDGKELCGRVSQSKDDDFDWTLRKGTTPSSGTGPIADVSGNGYYAYIEASSPRKQGDNAQMVFKPGLISGETCISFRYHMLGESVGKLKVWVDGIVRFEKSGNQGREWMKADLKLEKPTDANTLYIFEGIVGKNWQGDIAIDDVKILSCERAGDEIEEGGCGLECNFDGEEKLCDRVSQSKDDDFDWTLRKGTTPSSGTGPSADVSGNGYYAYIEASRPRKRGDNARMVFKPGLISGETCISFRYHMLGRGVGKLKVWVDGIVRFEKSGYQGREWMKADLKLEKPTDANTLFIFEGIVGKNWQGDIAIDDVKIRSCGGACEEIEEGGCGSPEPPSPPSLPPLPPSNPPPPLPPSVPPASGCGIRPSTRIVGGMEARVGDWPWQGMLRNNYGFPFCGGTLVARLWLVTAAHCVQGSDPSSVLVRLGAHKRTSNLGNEQDFKVVKIISHPLYQTEKGYSHDIALLKLDKPAKLNRFVNLACLPQNVDAPTNNVRCWITGWGRHSSGGHRPEILHQASVPIVSRARCDRAYPGLIHDSMICAGLDQGGVDACQGDSGGPMVCETAGKYYLQGVTSWGFGCASPGKFGVYAKVKYLLKWINEEMAKN; from the exons ATGATCTtgtctgttcttcttcttcttgtgaGCTTGGCTTTAGTAGCTG GCCTTGAATGTAATTTTGATGGCAAGGAACTCTGCGGGCGTGTTTCCCAGAGTAAAGATGACGATTTTGATTGGACATTGAGGAAAGGAACTACACCATCTTCCGGCACCGGACCAATAGCCGATGTCAGCGGAAATG GCTATTATGCATACATCGAGGCGTCAAGTCCTCGGAAGCAAGGCGATAATGCCCAGATGGTATTCAAACCTGGTTTGATATCCGGAGAAACATGCATTTCATTCAGATACCACATGCTTGGTGAAAGTGTGGGGAAGCTCAAAGTTTGGGTAGATGGAATAGTACGATTTGAAAAAAGCGGTAATCAGGGAAGAGAGTGGATGAAGGCAGATCTGAAACTTGAAAAGCCCACGGATGCT AATACGCTATACATATTCGAAGGCATCGTCGGTAAGAATTGGCAAGGAGACATTGCCATTGATGACGTCAAAATACTGAGCTGTGAAAGGGCTGGTGATGAAATAGAAGAAGGAGGCTGCG GCCTTGAATGTAATTTTGATGGCGAAGAAAAACTCTGCGATCGTGTTTCCCAGAGTAAAGATGACGATTTTGATTGGACATTGAGGAAAGGAACTACACCATCTTCCGGCACCGGACCATCAGCCGACGTCAGCGGAAATG GCTATTATGCATACATCGAGGCGTCAAGACCTCGGAAGCGAGGCGATAATGCCCGGATGGTATTCAAACCTGGTTTGATATCCGGAGAAACATGCATTTCATTCAGATACCACATGCTTGGTAGAGGTGTGGGGAAGCTCAAAGTTTGGGTAGATGGAATAGTACGATTTGAAAAAAGCGGTTATCAGGGAAGAGAGTGGATGAAGGCAGATCTGAAACTTGAAAAGCCCACGGATGCT AATACGCTGTTCATATTCGAAGGCATCGTCGGTAAGAATTGGCAAGGAGACATTGCCATTGATGACGTCAAAATACGGAGCTGTGGAGGGGCTTGTGAAGAAATAGAGGAAGGAGGCTGCG GGTCTCCAGAGCCTCCTTCACCACCAAGTTTACCACCCTTACCGCCCTCTAATCCCCCACCGCCGCTACCCCCGTCAGTGCCTCCAGCAA GTGGATGTGGCATTCGTCCATCGACTAGGATCGTCGGAGGGATGGAAGCTAGAGTTGGGGATTGGCCTTGGCAAGGGATGTTACGAAACAACTATGGATTTCCGTTCTGCGGTGGAACACTCGTTGCTCGTCTGTGGTTGGTTACTGCCGCTCATTGCGTCCAAGGAAGTGATCCCAGTTCAGTCCTTGTACG GTTGGGAGCCCATAAGCGGACATCAAATTTAGGAAACGAGCAGGACTTTAAAGTTGTTAAAATCATATCACATCCTTTATACCAAACGGAAAAAGGATACAGCCACGATATCGCTCTCCTAAAACTAGATAAACCGGCAAAATTAAACAG GTTTGTGAACTTAGCTTGTCTTCCTCAAAACGTGGATGCACCGACGAACAATGTTAGATGTTGGATTACAGGTTGGGGAAGACACTCGTCGGGAGGTCACAGACCGGAAATACTGCACCAAGCTTCGGTCCCCATAGTCAGCCGCGCCCGATGCGACAGAGCGTACCCGGGTTTAATCCATGATTCCATGATATGTGCAGGTCTGGATCAAGGAGGTGTCGATGCCTGCCAGGGAGATAGCGGAGGTCCCATGGTTTGTGAAACCGCCGGAAAATATTACCTACAGGGTGTCACAAGCTGGGGGTTTGGCTGCGCAAGTCCAGGCAAATTCGGTGTCTATGCCAAAGttaaatatctcttaaaatggATCAACGAAGAAATGGCTAAAAATTAG